The genomic stretch GTTCAGTCTCCAAAGATCtagttcataaaaaataaaacttgccaGTATAGGCACCCTGATAATTCTAGAGACACTCCGCTCTCGTTTGCGCTCTTTTAAAAGACATTAACTAGATGGGAAGTTGTAAACCTCATATTATATCAAGCGGCGCTTTGGGATTTCCTCAGGCCCAGTTAGGCTAATCCGTTCGAGACGAAACTCTCCGTTCTGTGTAAATATTTACcgactttttttattcactttcccaGACATCATTAAAAATCACATTCCTTTCGGAAAATTATCCGTAAAGTCTTCCTTggtatgaaaaatgttttgattgACAAGTATCAAAACAACCTATTAAGAGTTATGTACTAggattaccctctctctctctctctctctctctctctctctctctctctctctctctctctcttttacataacATGGACCATCCATATGTAACTTGGTCCAATAACTAATTAAGTGAAGAATTACCTTCACTATCTCGAATATTAATTCACATATCTCATGGGCATTTACTTCCATACTTGAATAATTTGATCTTTAACCGATCTCTTGGTTTCTTAACATATTGTTTCCACTGATCTCTCCCTCATTTTTTCTcgttcattaattcttttgagacaTTGTAATGCATAACAGATATTATATTGCATAACAGGTCGCCGAATCCTTACGAATTATTCCAAAAAATACTTTGTGAAGgagcaatctaaaaaaaaacttcaataagaCACGTCTAACAGTTTATGAGCGCTTTAATCTTTGAGGAAATTGAGGTATATCTGGCTAGGGAGCATACGCCACTACTACACACATTTGTAAACCGAAAGTTGTATTTTGGTCTCCCATGAAAATTGCAAAGAGGATTGGTTGTAGTCAGTATATATTTTGCGCTTTTTAGTGTATTTAAAAGCAAGGTACATTGCCCTTTTGAATTACTGGAAACTATATATTAGTTACATTAGGTTTTATTCATAAACGTAGTATTTACAGATAATTGAGCTTGAAATACTGTTCATTGGGTTATTAACCTTTCTTTCTGTTGTCGGATACCTGCATCGTAGTTTATCGATGGCGTAGTAATCCATGGACATGACATACAATAGACATTGGACTGTTTACAGTCACACGTATGTTAATTGTATAGAAGGGAATTATCTGTAACCAGTTGAAGTTAGATAAGAGGCGGATGTCAGTCAGTATTTCTGAAGTTGAACAGTACTATCTGTGCACCTCTGTCTTTTTGGAATTTTGTGACTTGTTTGTTTTGGGACGCAGTTGATTTGTTTACTGGCACCATTCACTTCGAAACAAAGGCTAAAAAGACTTCCACCCATCTGGTTGGCCTGGGCGAAATGAATTGTGCGGTATTTTATTCATCTAAGGTCAGTGGAGCTCTAACGTCTTGTTGACTGGCACTACGCTGCAGAAAAATAAGGAAGTGTCCATCTTATTAGTTTGCCATTAAGGGTATTTgtagaagtatttttttcttgttttattgaaGGTCATTAGAGCTTCATTAACCTATGCTATTTGTTAGGGAAGGTTTCATTGgctattttttctgctttatgtACGTTGTCACGATCTTGAAGGGGAAAACTTGTGTAAAACTTAAGGCTTTGGCGACACAAATTCGGATCACGTGTTCCCTTCTTATATTGTCTTCATACTAAGGCTGAGTATGCACCCAGAAATCCCTTGGTAGATAGAGAATgatatttaatcattaattttttggCTTAAAGTATCTCGTCGTTATTGAATCCAATCTTTGTCGTAGGGCTGTTTGAAGGAGTTTTGAGTGAATTACAGCTGGATTTCAGCCAATGACTTCAAAAGAAGGTAATATGCATCATACCTTTTGGTAATgatgatttagttttatttatatatttatatatatatatatatatatatatatatatatatatatatatatatatatatatatatatatatatatatatatatatgtgtgtgtgtgtgtatgtatataaatatgtgtgtgtgtatatgtgtgtatatataaatatacaaatatatatatatatatgtatgtatgtatgtgtgtatatatgtttatatatgattatcacatttgtacgtgattcatttatcacacattaccacaggtgaaaaataagagacggggtgtaggtcctgactggtttcgactttatttctaagccatggcttggaaataaagtcgaaaccagtcaggacctacactctgtcgcttatttttcacctgtggtaatgtgtgatatgtatatgtatatatatatatatatatatatatatatatatatatatatatatatatatatatatatatatatatatatatatatatatatatatatgtgtgtgtgtgtgtgtgtgtgtgtgtgtgtcagtggaTGAAATTCGTATGTGAAAAACCTCCACAGCATCCTCACCAGCTTTTCATACACAAGCGAAGAGTCCCATTAGCAGCCCGTCGACTGGCACTAACTAATACTTGTCTATTCACCTGCATCTTGCCCTGAGTCTCATACACCCAGATATTAAGgtcccatttctttttctcttgtgcaCTCTTTCTGGATGTCACCTGTCGGGGTGATGTCAGGGCTGCCAACGTCAAGACTTTTCTTTTTACACCTTTTTAACCGAGATGAAATAAACGCAGTATTTAAAGTGACTTATATTAAACGGTGATTTAAGCGGTGAAGTAGATGGATGTCGAGAGAGAATTCAAGTGACAATGCGTTTTAACTGTCGAGGCGTTATAACTTATGAAAATGATTCTGCGAACATGTCGTTTAAATCTTCTTGGTCtgagagttttatttattcactttagCTTTcggaattaatttttaaaagtttttaaactgCTTTTAAAAGTTAGCATTTCTGAATATATCAATTTGAACTTAATAAAGAATAATGttcttttaatttgaaaatatataggtTTACTCATATGTTAGCGGATGTTACGAATTTTTTTTCAATCGTTTTTGTATGCGGAGTTAAATATCTTAGGCGCTATAGACCTACCGCAATATCATGTCTGTTACTTGAAACTTAACTTAACTTCTCAGTTACTTCATATGTTCATATAATATGACATTAAAAACTTATCACTTTTCCTCCTCATTTATGTGGGAAATTTAGAAAGACACCCAAGACAAAGAATATCTTTTGCACACTTCCTTGGTGCTGGAAATTCGAAGTCTTCAGTAGCCAAACTACCCAAACGCTGCGAAGAGGCAGGAGAGACCACGTGGTTAAGCCAGCGGGTCATAATTATATCTCTTGGCCTACATAGGGCATGAACAGGTTAAGGAGTTCGTTGCAGGCTGTATGGCTATTTTGATCAGTCTGTGTCTGGGCGGACTTTTAATGTGAGGTGAGTGGCCGCGACTCTTGCAGACAATGTATTCAGGAGTgattgaagagaaaaatatgagtTTCTTACGGTCTCTGCTTGGAATATAATGATtgtctttttacttttaagtgtACATAAGTGGAGATTTTTCAGTGGACTGCAGGTTAATCATAAAATGGAAGCTATGTCTTTTTGTAATGAGAAATGTCTTTGAGATGTTTTCAATATGAATCTCGCCTTTTCTCATTTGTTCATGTgagtatgtctatatatgtatactgtatatatatatatatatatatatatatatatatatatatatatatatatatatatatatatatatatatatatatatatatatgtatattatatatatatatatatatatatatatatatatatatatatatatatgtatatatatatatatatatatatatatatatatatatatatatatatatatatatatatatatatatatatatatatatatatatatatatatatatatatatatatatatatatgtatgtctgtgtacatatatgtttagCTTCCAGAGAGGGCCTCAATGATACAGGAGGTTTAAAAAAGGAGATTCTTTATTCCCAGGCTTTCGGAGGCCAGTatgcctccatcttcaagggaCCCCACAATGAAAGTACATGTAGAGCACATGGTTGGATGTACAGTAGATAATATATGCCCGAGATGGCTACCGGCTGCTTCTCCTAATCCAGTCCCTTGACCTTCACAGCTGCATCCTTTCTCCTTCGGGGTTTTCATTAGCTCAGTTAATCCTTTCTAggtgtttatttaccttttcctCCACGGCTTCATAAACTATATTGCTCGCGGTAAAATTCTTGCCCTTTTCAAACCGTGCTTTTGCTGTTGCACTGACGCCCTGTTTATGCAAGAATATTTCTTGATCGCAAGCAGTAGTGGGATATGTGGTTCATTATGTTCTGGGTAAAACCCCGAGGATAAGGAGTGTTCATCTTTTCCAAAGCAGGAAGCAAAAAAACACAATCAGTGTTATTTTCCGTAGCACCTGTGACACATTCACTTTGTTGGTCTTAATAAAAGCAGCTTCAagtatttttccatttgaaacgacacttacttttataattttttctatggGTCCCAATTTATACTGGTTAACACTTCATATATGGCTAAAAAGGGAAGAATTTTAGCGTGCATATCCGATCGTTGGTGTTCGAGTCTTCTCTGgggcgcattttcccgagatgtaaataattattggaacctttccctgaaaaaaaaagggacgccgtatcttaaaaactaaccatagaattttcttgaaaataatctcattatgtttcccacatccaaaCTATTGCATGGAATACTAATCTAATATAACCTAACTcaacccaacttaacctaacctaacctagggggcatggcaaaaaaccggggctggtgcagtgCTAGCACGCATCTCAGCCGGGGAAGGCGTTTTCTTGTGAAACACATACAGGGTTTACTGCACCCTTGCAAAGTATCCTgtatcaaattaatatttttatcgtgTTTCATTTTTCCAGTGAACGTTAGTGACCACGGATCCGATGGTATTTttgtaggtaaaagcaaaaggattCGTTACGCTTAAAGTTTCATAAATGTTCTTGATGGTGTTCAGGTAGAgtattttgatttcattgttGCGTGTTTCTTTTGACCTCTCATTGGGGGGCCACTAAAGAAAATCTGATTCGCTTTATAAACTTTTCTTTGTGATGGAAGAACGTTTTGCATAGATTAATGATAAAAGCCGTAAATGCACGTTTAACCTTTGCTGAAATAACGTGGTAATTAAAGAAATGAATGCGGTTTGTCGGGGAAGTTGGTTTTCTAAATACTGTAACCTTGTAAAGTGTGATATTCCTAATTACCAGTACATTCAGAAAACGAATCTGCTCTTCTTTTCCAGTTCACAGCAAATGTAATGACATAGACAGTTCGATAGAGAAATTGTGGAAATCTCTTAGACCGGGTTACAAAATGTCAATATGTCATCTACATGCTTCATCCATACCATGTCTTGAGACTTTATGGGATTTATTACACAAATTTGTTGGAATAGGGATGAATGGACTGCCCACACAGCGTCTGAAGTTCTGTGTAAAAAAATCACCGTTAAAGGCAAAGACATAATTAGAAATGCATAGGTTCATTAGTTTTAAGGACTTTCTAGACCAAGGAAGAAGTGATCTGCATTTCAGGCCAATTACTTTGATAGAAAAGAGCTGCTTTAGTTAGGTAAAGTCATCCCAATGGTTATGGAGCCTAGATAAGCTTGGCCTTATCTTGGTTCCTTCAGGCAGGTGGTGGGGGGAGGatttagtgccttcagtgcacctcacgcggcacactgaaggcattacttaaggttctttgcagcatcccttctattcattttactgtacttgctttcatattatctttgttCTATCCTACTTTCCGCCccctcctaataattgtttcttggtgtgaggttttcctcctgttacacctttcaaacttccttgaatctccatttctctttaagcactgaatgacctcataggtcacagcgcttggcctttggcctaaactttatgttCCATTTTAATTGGTTTCTTCAAGATGAACATATCTTCGGTCTTAGCCGGAAACAATTAAACCCATATCCCATAATTGCCTGCAATTCAGAAGCTGTTGCTTAGTTAAGAGTCCCTGTTTCAtaaaataccattattatttaaaaagtgaTGGAACACTACTCGAAATACAACACTCTTCTCGTTTAACTTATTTATATGGCATGGCAAATCTTTtcaaggatatatattttttgctaatgCTAAACGGTATCCTGTAACTGGGGCTTAGTcagttagtataccttagtttaaccagaccacttacctgattaatagctctcctagggctgacccgaaggattagatttattttacgtggctaagaaccaattggttacttagcaacgggacctacagcttattgtggaacccgaaccacattatagcgagaaatgaatttctatcaccagaaataaattcctcttattcttcattggccggtcggagattcgaacttgcgaccagcagagtgctagctgagaacgaaacccactcgcccaacgaggaacttgtaacGGGGGGGCGCCGAAGAGAGAACGCAACACGACAGTCACTGCCAATTCATACTACAATTATGAATTGTAGATGAATCCCCTATGTATAAAACTTCCACAATGTTATCCACTTCCTATAATTACACACAAAACTCATCAGCAGCTTGTCGAACTTCTGTACCTTCATTGTGTCATTCACGTCTTATCGTAACATGTACTTGCATGCCGTAGACGAAATACTCACCAGTAGTTCGTCAACccgccttcccctcccctcccactgcAACATTCACTTCTGTCTTACATTTACCAGTGCTTTCTGGATATGAAGGCCTTTCATTTTagtacctctttcacaccatctatccagTTCTAGGTCTTTCTGCCCTCCTCCCTCATGACAATTGTGAATCATTACATTCTTACCTCATGACCAAACCCTCTCAAAACACTAATCCCTTCTTCCATGCACGCTAGCGTTTGTAGCACTTCCACATATACCTATATTTCTCACTTATTCAGTTCTAACTAGATATATATTACTCAGAGAGGCGATTTCGAGAGCTTTCAACTTTTTCCCCCTCACTTTCAGCATCTGCAGTTCTCTTCCATAAATGAGCGGTGGATGAGCAGTCCCTTCATACAGTCTCCCCTTAGCTTACAGTACACAGACAACAGGAAGTCTGTTCAAACTTGTGGGACAAACGTCTTTAAACATGTTGAGTATCTTTTCATATCTTAATTTCTTATCCATTTGGGGTGAAGATATTTTTGCAGCCTTTTCTCATGAGAAAGAGCCCCTGTTGACTCAAAGTAATCTTAATCCAACAATAACCGAATTCTTTTTTCACCTTTGCCCAATGTACTACTCTGAGCTTTCTTCCCACGAAACTCGCTCAGTTAGAGTCATAGCCACATCCTGAATCTTCCTCTCAAATTAAGACCATTTACTTTCTCTTGACCTTCAGTGTTTCAGGAGGCTAGTGGAAAATAATACATTGCCTGTCATCTTTCATTACAGGGTTACCTTTCTCCCTTATCATATAGTACTTTTTCTAGTTAGGGTTATGCCTTTCATTTAAATTGGACATTTTTTCtaatgctttcattatttttttattttagctgatTTTTCCTAATTTCTCGTTTTTACCCTCTTCTTTCATTATGTTCTATTTCAATGGTCTTCCTTTGTTGTCTACTTACGGCTTTCCATGTACCAGTTCATATTCTTCTTGCCctcagattttcatatttttttaatttcatttacagatCCTTTATTATTTCACTCTTGCTTAATCTGTTTTGTAGATAACATGATGTTTTTCAGAGTTTTGTGAAAAGTAAGTTGTCTGCCCTTCAGACGTATTTCCAACTGTATCAGATGAATACAATTTTGGAAAATGGTTGAAATATAGAAAACATTTATGTATTAGGCACCTTCAGCTTTCACAGTgggtaaaaataaaggaaaataagactTGCTTGTTTAtcattgtacttttatttatattttaaaatatataattaattaacaaGAGCAAAATCTCACGGTGGATGACTGAAGAATGAAATCTATTCTTTTAATCTGTCGAACCTAACTACAGGTCTGCGTGTGAGAACAGAGTCTCGCAAAAAAGATGACCAATAATAAGccttaaaaaggagaaaaaatacaaagagacATCAAGTAAAcgagaagataaaataaaagaataaaagagaaatagagagcaAGAGAGCAAAAAGACGAAAACACAAGCCATAAAATGTGttagttattatttataatcagttattattattattattattattattattattattttttatccaatgacagatgataTCATAGTAAAGTTAAGATATGATTGGATGCTAGTTCTGGACATTTGAATGACTagactgagacagagattccAATAAATCTATGCGTCACTCATGACATCATCGGAAGCTGACTTCGCACACCTGGTcattaaatatagattttttattgttattttgttattgtttggtTATTATAGCTATTGTGTTCATCTGTCCGTTGTGAAGTGTAGTTAGGATATGAGTGGAGATTCCTGGTGAGCTATCATCATATCCCGGaagcatttattatatatctttttaatattaatattttaatattaatgttaaggCACTAAAAGATGGCAGCGGTGTGACAAACATCATATGACATCATTCTTTGCTATACACTGCAGTTCACGATAGCTGCATGGGTTAACTTTTCGTGTGACTACAGAGTTTAAGTTACACGAATGAcctataagaaaatatatgtcTCGGATTCTTCGACAAAGTCAACACGAAGCAGAAAACAGACGGAGGAAGGGGCAATCACGAGGATCATTTCTTCTCACGGAAAACACGCAAAAAATATCTCTTACAATATCAGTGATCAGTGGGTGACAGACAGTCCACACTATTTGGAAACTCCATACGTAAACTGGTGCGCCCGGGCTTGTACGCGCGCTCGAGCCCGGGGCTCATAGTCGTATGGGTCCAGGGATGTGGACCGAATGTTGCGGGAGAACTTGTATCCCTCCTCGCTGTCGTGGCTCTTCATTCTGTTGATGAGATTGCTGATGTGGGTGCTGAGTTCCTCCGAGTCTTCCTTCCTTCGCCTCTCGCGCAGGGACAGGTTCTGCTGGAATCTCGTTTCCTCCTCTGCCGTGCGATTTCTGCTGTTGGGCTTCGGCGTGAAGTACTTCAGCTTGAAATCGTCGTCGTCGATGTCGCTGGCGCTGAACTTCCGGAGTCTCGAAGGCAGTTTGAAGTCGATGTCATTCTCCACGCTGCTGAAGCGTGAGATCCGAGGGGCCCTGGGTGGCTTGGAAGACTCGAACTTTGTGCTCTCAGAATAGGAACTCTTGTGGACCTTGGCTCCCGAGGGAGGCAGCGTGTAGTTGACCTCCTCGCGCTTGACTTTTCTCCTTCCGGGGACGCCGAGGTCAGCGTTGTATACTGTCTCTTCGTATTGGGTGGCGCGGGGCAGCGAGCGGACCGAGGTCCTCTCGACGGAATCTGCCTTCTTGAATTCGTTCTTGATCCTCTTGAACTCttcctccaactccctcttcaTCTTGGGGTTGATGTCGAAGTCCTCTTCGCTTGCGATCTTCTCCGAACTCTTCCTGTACCTAGTGGCCGGTATCTGGAAGTTGAGCTCGTTATCCAGCAGGGAAGGGAAGTCGTTCATGTTGAAGGAGACTTTGCGTTCCCGGCTGCGACCGAGCCTCGTGTTTGAAGGAGCGTCGTCGATCTCGGGTTCTCTCGAGCGCGCTCGACCAACGCTCACGGCTCGGCGTCTCACCAGGGGCTTTCCGAGCGTCGACTCGCTCTCGTCGTAAGGCAGACCTCGCGTGCTGCCGTAGATGGGCCTATCGACGTAACGCTCGGCGAAGGTCTGAGCTTCCGGGGGCGGGGCCTTTCGTCTGGGGATGAAGTCCCGGTTTTCGATATACTCTGTCTGGGGAGCGTAGTAGCTCTCGCCAACTTTGTAGTTGTAGTCGTAGATGTGCGGGGCCAGCCTCCTGTTCCACTTCTTTTTGTCATTCATGCTGGCGGCTGCAACGGAAAAGAGGAAGTACAGTGCAACTACTTGATCTTGAGAAAAACAATCAACAGTTTGATAAACGCTATCAGCTGACACAGACTACTTTATAATCTGGAACACTGGGTTCACAGTGATTCATAACACACTGCAGTTTTATGtacttgaattgcaagtcagatCATCTGTGCTGACTGCCTCTAATATACAGacttatttacagtaattattagCATTAATTAATGTAAGAAATTCTGGTTAATGCTACATTCTGCATGAGTTATTTTGATTTGTATCAGAAGGATCATACCACGAATGTAAACTTTTTAAGTTAGCTTATATTGTTTTCATAAAGCAAATAATGACAAAGTCCTGTATAGCAGGTCCTTAATATTTTGTCAGTGCTAATATAGTCAgtaatcaaatgaaatgaaaaaaatcatgaaatgatGAACCTAAAGCAAACAAAACACGTCTGCTTATTTAAACAGGAAGTTGAGAATGACGTGATTACCTTTCCATTTGATGAAATGAGAAATGTGATAGAATAACAATTGACTTTTTAGCCAAAGTAGATTGTGATTATGTCTGTTTGATGTAGAATGGAAATTTGAAATAAAGATGATAAGCGAGTAtcttatgaaactgaaaaaattaatttcaaatgtcttgatattttatGACGTACAAgatattcataattatcattataattggcGAGTAATGTTATTTGAAAATTGCGTTGATAATGtgatattcttaaatatattgaaaataaagcttAACAAATGGTAATTGTTGATTGTTGTTTATCACCATTAGGACTACTTTTGCTACTGTGTGATGTTGACAGGTTTCCGTCTATTTTTCATCAGCTTGAAGCTATTGGTGAATTAATAAGAAATTGTTATCCGCGGTAACATTCAAGTGAACCAGTCCACACCTGAGATATGAATGTGAAACGATCAAGATCTTTGGTCCATTTCTAACCATTTTCACGAGATTTCAAAGCGAGACGATGTTATGTTCGCACAGTGGCGAAGGGTAGGGCTAAAGATACACGCTGGGAAGATGCTGTTGCTCTTGGACAAGTTGcgttgttttgtgtttattgttgtttttgaagtGAAAATACCCAGGATGCTTTCGAACAGAAGAGGAAAAGTAGTGGTGAAGTAATTTACTTGCTACTTATTTTTGCTTCTGCTTGTTGTTACTTGATTTTGTTTCTGCTTGTTATTTGTTGTTGAAGATTCGagattttacatgattttttttttgctgtttttgaagAGGCAAAACTAAACTTACTATAACTTATTGAGTTTTAACACATTGTCAGTGATGATTTCTGGATGGTATAGATTTTTGAGTTTATAGACAGTGAAGAATTTTGCTCTTAAATTTGGATTGTGCGGTTGATATAGGTGtttaggtttaaaataaattttgattttaccaTTAGGTATATAGATTAAATAGAATTTTGAGATCGAATTTAGAGGTTATGGGtgagaaagaaatttatattatactaTTAGGTATAAAGGTCAAGTAGAGTTTTGATTTTGAGTTTAGAGTTATTGATGATACTTTTGAATTGATCCTTTGAgggtatatgtaatatgtatttgtgagtttaaaatcttattttgaaGTTAATGTGAACTTTCAAATTTAAATGTTAAGGATATTTGATTTACAGGCTTTGAATTTATAAGAGGTATAGATTTCTGTGTTtgcatatttattcttttgaatgaggtggaattttgaaattatggaatttttttttgagtACATAGAATGATGCAAAGAATTTAGGTAAAgctcccttttatatatatatatatatatatatatatatatatatatatatatatatatatatatatatatatatatatatattatatatattatatatatatatattatatatatatatatatatatatatatatattatatatatatatatatatatatatatatatatatatatatatatatatatatatatatatatatatatatatatatatatatatatatatatatatatatatatatatatatatatatatatatatatatatatatgtgtgtgtgtgtgtgtgtgtgtgtgtgtttgtgtggggggCGTGTTTATGTATTGCATCTTCCGCATGAATCACCTCCCAAATAAACAAGCAGACTGATAAATGTTTACGAGGAAATGTTTTAaagttttctatttatatatcaaattgaGGGCGCTCGTTCTGTCACTGTCTCATCGAGTTTGATAAATAGAAGACAACCAGTAACGATCCTTCTGACAGAAtgataaaagtttctctctctctcttctctctctctctctctctctctctctctctctctctctctctctctctctctctctctgtatgtatttatgtatgtttgttgtTGTACGGTtaatgtacttttattatttctataagcTCTTTttgcctctctcactctcttaacTTGCAACTTTGAAATGAGGTGTTACGATAAACTTCATACTAATGGTCTATCATTAAAAGTATTTCAGAGGATGATTTGATAAATGAGTTGGTTCATCAACGT from Macrobrachium rosenbergii isolate ZJJX-2024 chromosome 54, ASM4041242v1, whole genome shotgun sequence encodes the following:
- the LOC136834977 gene encoding uncharacterized protein, whose amino-acid sequence is MNDKKKWNRRLAPHIYDYNYKVGESYYAPQTEYIENRDFIPRRKAPPPEAQTFAERYVDRPIYGSTRGLPYDESESTLGKPLVRRRAVSVGRARSREPEIDDAPSNTRLGRSRERKVSFNMNDFPSLLDNELNFQIPATRYRKSSEKIASEEDFDINPKMKRELEEEFKRIKNEFKKADSVERTSVRSLPRATQYEETVYNADLGVPGRRKVKREEVNYTLPPSGAKVHKSSYSESTKFESSKPPRAPRISRFSSVENDIDFKLPSRLRKFSASDIDDDDFKLKYFTPKPNSRNRTAEEETRFQQNLSLRERRRKEDSEELSTHISNLINRMKSHDSEEGYKFSRNIRSTSLDPYDYEPRARARVQARAHQFTYGVSK